A genomic region of Chondrinema litorale contains the following coding sequences:
- a CDS encoding Atu4866 domain-containing protein, with protein MNIQNKSIEETRDYVGIWVTENGYIRHKLLPHNRYAEDRGNRKNAFQGSYKIKGNHIDYKDDMGFTANGNFENGILYHAGMILYKEQQ; from the coding sequence ATGAATATACAAAATAAATCTATCGAAGAAACCAGAGATTATGTTGGCATATGGGTGACGGAGAATGGTTATATCAGACATAAATTGTTACCCCACAATCGCTATGCAGAAGACAGAGGAAACAGAAAGAATGCGTTTCAAGGTAGCTACAAGATAAAAGGCAACCATATCGACTATAAAGATGACATGGGCTTTACGGCAAATGGAAATTTTGAAAATGGTATTCTCTACCATGCCGGAATGATTCTCTACAAAGAACAGCAATAA
- a CDS encoding oxidoreductase yields MKTNNVWFVTGASKGLGLAMVKTLLTKGYKVAATSRNKKELENVVGKQSDFLALEVSLTDEESIKNAISETVSTFGAIDVVVNNAGYGQIGTLEELSDKEIRQNYEINVFGSLNIIRNVMPHLRKQGSGHIFNIASIAGYTGSFPGWGSYTSTKFAVVGFTESLAAEAKPLGINATVVYPGYFRTNFLNKDAVATPLNQIEDYKNAREVQKKHEEEINGNQLGDPDKAAEAIIKISEVENPPVHLFLGSDAYEVVGGKNAVIKQDLETWKELTLSTDFAG; encoded by the coding sequence ATGAAAACTAACAATGTTTGGTTTGTCACAGGTGCTTCAAAAGGCCTGGGGCTCGCCATGGTGAAAACCTTATTGACCAAAGGCTATAAAGTAGCCGCCACTTCGAGGAACAAAAAAGAGCTAGAAAATGTAGTAGGTAAACAGTCAGATTTTCTAGCACTCGAAGTTAGTCTCACAGACGAAGAGAGTATTAAAAATGCCATTTCAGAAACTGTAAGCACATTTGGCGCAATCGATGTTGTAGTGAACAATGCCGGATATGGGCAAATTGGTACACTAGAAGAACTGAGCGATAAAGAGATTCGCCAGAACTACGAGATTAATGTTTTTGGCTCGCTCAACATCATTAGAAATGTAATGCCTCATTTGCGCAAACAAGGTTCTGGACACATTTTTAACATTGCATCCATTGCTGGATATACTGGAAGTTTTCCAGGCTGGGGCAGCTATACTTCTACCAAGTTTGCTGTAGTGGGCTTTACAGAAAGTCTTGCTGCAGAAGCTAAACCACTTGGTATAAATGCGACAGTGGTGTATCCGGGTTATTTCCGCACAAACTTCCTGAATAAAGATGCGGTTGCTACTCCTCTAAATCAGATTGAAGATTACAAAAATGCCAGAGAAGTACAGAAAAAGCACGAGGAAGAAATTAACGGAAACCAGTTGGGTGATCCTGACAAGGCTGCTGAAGCCATAATTAAAATTTCAGAGGTGGAAAATCCACCAGTGCATTTGTTTCTAGGCAGTGATGCCTACGAAGTTGTTGGAGGGAAAAATGCCGTAATCAAGCAAGATCTTGAGACATGGAAAGAACTTACCCTCTCTACCGACTTCGCCGGATAA
- a CDS encoding T9SS type A sorting domain-containing protein, giving the protein MKKCVKVLSPLFILFLITFNSFSQKTCSTVGIESVLPEDEWQWDIAEEDSLYCNTWVARIPNLCEGGNNLCFLAPPWKDPNTEDEIKIIARSGDYTSEEGWELINVNFGYYNGNYYPYFALYHQSRNLIRVFIWYNSAINQHNGLEVSLTASDTEYETYFRAVAHDQWHLVEIEPDISQDISNAVIDIKLADVILDTDEIQQKENTIIVYPNPAEKAIKVEINSNNISNSQLNIFNVQGVLVEEIQLDNSSIINLNVDNYSKGIYILKLKTDNQTFSKKIIIN; this is encoded by the coding sequence ATGAAAAAATGTGTCAAAGTACTATCTCCTCTCTTCATTTTATTTCTTATTACATTCAATTCATTTTCCCAAAAAACCTGTAGCACAGTTGGTATCGAAAGTGTTTTACCAGAAGATGAATGGCAATGGGATATAGCAGAAGAAGACTCTCTCTATTGTAACACTTGGGTTGCACGTATTCCAAACTTGTGTGAGGGTGGTAATAACCTTTGCTTCTTAGCTCCACCTTGGAAAGATCCCAATACAGAAGATGAGATAAAGATTATTGCAAGGTCTGGTGATTATACCAGTGAAGAAGGCTGGGAATTAATTAATGTAAATTTCGGATACTATAATGGAAATTATTACCCGTACTTTGCTCTATATCACCAATCAAGAAATCTAATTAGAGTATTTATTTGGTATAATAGTGCCATAAATCAGCATAATGGTTTAGAAGTAAGTCTTACTGCTAGTGATACTGAATATGAAACTTATTTTCGTGCTGTTGCGCACGATCAATGGCATTTAGTCGAAATTGAACCAGACATATCGCAAGACATTAGCAATGCTGTAATAGATATAAAGTTGGCAGATGTTATTTTAGATACTGATGAAATACAGCAAAAAGAAAATACAATTATAGTTTATCCGAACCCTGCTGAAAAAGCAATTAAAGTAGAAATTAATTCTAATAATATCTCTAACTCTCAGCTTAATATATTTAATGTGCAAGGAGTTTTAGTTGAAGAAATTCAGTTAGATAATTCAAGTATCATCAACTTAAATGTAGATAATTACTCAAAAGGCATCTATATATTAAAATTGAAAACTGATAATCAAACTTTCAGTAAGAAGATTATTATAAATTAA
- a CDS encoding TonB-dependent receptor yields the protein MNIRLLFVLVFFYLSHLVTAQEITQTVRGKITDTDSGYPLIGATCILLNDAEKTLGAVADLDGNFKIENVPVGRHTFKISSVGYKEAILNNIEVTSAKEVILNIPLEESAVNLEEIVISATRDGEASNEMATVSARTFSIEETNRYPGSRGEPSRMASNFAGVQGGDDSRNDIVIRGNSPQGVLWQLEGINIPNPNHFNIPGTTGGSVSILNNKVLSNSDFYTGAFPAQFGNSTAGVFDLNLRNGNNQTHEFSGQFGILGMEAFAEGPLNENKKSSYLFSYRYATLGIFTALGVDIGTSAVNKYQDLSFKLNFNVGKNATLSVFGIGGISSSDMEISKQEEPERNIYGDNDRDQYFKSNMGVAGISLKKSFNKNTFLKATLAFSHEEVEADHDFIYRHVDSDSKYVLDSLTPMLHYNFNQQKLSASIFFDRKLSKKVVLNTGINTDYYFFNFLDSIKNLTESSPDYYKWRLRWNTDGENAVLMQPFVQAKFKITPTFNIVAGIHAQYFSLNDEFRAFEPRLGMQWELPNRQSLSLGVGTHSQIIAPYLYFFSNQNDANGQPLPYNKDVKFIKSDHYVLSYTKMLSDNLKLKLETYYQRLYDVPVETTPSSFSLLNAGSGFSRFFPDSLENSGTGRNYGFEITLEKFFSNNYLFLITTSLYDAKYKGSDDVLRDTDFNGNFIVNTLFNKEFILKKNKRISTGAKVTWSGGKRYGPVDLAASELEREVIYEDDTYNSEQFRDYFRTDIRFAYTVNRPKVTHQMAIDFVNIFGNENILSLTYAPDEFDPSNSPIREEYQLGFLPIFFYRIDF from the coding sequence ATGAATATTAGGTTACTTTTTGTACTTGTATTTTTTTATCTATCACATTTAGTTACTGCACAAGAAATTACTCAAACAGTTAGGGGAAAAATTACCGATACAGATTCGGGCTATCCGCTTATTGGTGCAACTTGTATCTTGCTAAATGATGCTGAAAAAACACTAGGCGCTGTCGCAGATTTAGATGGAAATTTTAAGATTGAAAACGTGCCAGTCGGCAGACATACCTTTAAAATATCTTCTGTCGGTTACAAAGAAGCCATTTTAAATAACATAGAAGTTACCTCAGCCAAAGAAGTAATTTTAAATATTCCGCTAGAAGAATCTGCTGTAAATCTGGAAGAGATTGTTATTTCTGCCACGCGAGATGGCGAAGCTAGCAACGAAATGGCCACAGTAAGTGCCAGAACTTTTAGTATTGAAGAAACCAACCGCTATCCGGGTAGCCGTGGTGAGCCATCGAGAATGGCCTCAAACTTTGCCGGTGTACAAGGTGGCGACGATTCTAGAAACGATATTGTAATTAGAGGAAACTCACCTCAGGGTGTACTTTGGCAGCTCGAAGGCATCAATATTCCGAACCCAAATCACTTTAATATACCCGGTACAACTGGTGGTTCTGTGAGTATTCTCAATAATAAGGTGTTGAGTAATTCTGATTTTTACACTGGTGCATTTCCCGCACAATTTGGTAACAGTACTGCCGGTGTGTTTGACTTGAACCTGCGGAATGGCAACAACCAAACGCATGAGTTTAGCGGGCAGTTTGGTATTTTAGGGATGGAAGCTTTTGCCGAAGGGCCTTTGAATGAAAATAAGAAATCTTCTTATCTTTTCTCCTACAGATATGCCACACTCGGCATTTTTACTGCGCTTGGTGTAGATATCGGAACTTCTGCGGTAAACAAGTATCAAGACCTTTCTTTTAAGCTGAATTTTAATGTTGGTAAAAATGCAACACTTTCTGTTTTCGGGATTGGTGGTATTAGCAGCAGCGATATGGAAATTAGCAAGCAAGAAGAGCCCGAAAGAAACATTTATGGCGACAACGACCGCGACCAGTACTTTAAATCGAACATGGGAGTGGCAGGTATTTCACTCAAAAAGTCTTTCAATAAAAATACATTTTTAAAAGCTACGCTGGCATTCTCGCACGAAGAGGTTGAAGCCGACCATGATTTTATTTACAGGCATGTTGATTCGGATAGTAAGTATGTGCTCGATTCGCTTACGCCAATGCTGCATTACAATTTTAATCAGCAAAAACTTTCTGCTTCTATCTTTTTCGACAGAAAACTGAGCAAAAAGGTAGTGCTAAACACGGGTATCAATACAGATTACTACTTTTTCAACTTCTTGGATAGCATCAAAAACCTGACAGAGTCTTCGCCAGATTATTACAAATGGAGACTAAGATGGAATACTGATGGTGAAAATGCCGTTTTGATGCAGCCTTTTGTACAAGCAAAATTTAAGATTACACCCACTTTTAACATTGTGGCAGGTATACATGCTCAATATTTCTCTCTGAATGATGAATTTAGAGCATTTGAGCCTCGTCTTGGCATGCAATGGGAATTGCCAAACAGGCAAAGTTTGAGTTTGGGAGTAGGCACACATAGCCAGATAATTGCACCATATCTCTATTTCTTTAGTAACCAAAACGATGCGAATGGTCAGCCACTGCCTTACAACAAAGATGTAAAATTTATAAAGAGCGACCATTATGTTTTGTCATACACCAAAATGCTCTCAGACAATCTTAAACTAAAACTGGAAACCTATTACCAGCGATTATACGATGTACCTGTTGAAACCACTCCTTCATCTTTTTCTTTACTAAATGCAGGTTCTGGTTTTAGCCGTTTCTTCCCCGATTCGCTCGAAAACTCAGGCACTGGTAGAAACTATGGTTTTGAAATTACTTTGGAGAAGTTCTTTAGCAACAATTACCTTTTCTTAATCACTACCTCTTTGTATGATGCTAAATACAAAGGCAGCGATGATGTTTTAAGAGATACTGATTTTAATGGGAATTTCATTGTAAATACCTTGTTCAACAAAGAATTTATCCTCAAAAAGAATAAAAGAATTAGCACTGGTGCAAAAGTTACTTGGTCTGGTGGCAAACGCTATGGCCCAGTTGATTTAGCAGCTTCTGAACTTGAAAGAGAAGTGATCTATGAGGATGATACTTATAACTCTGAGCAGTTTAGAGATTATTTTAGAACAGACATTCGCTTTGCTTACACAGTAAACAGACCGAAAGTAACACATCAAATGGCCATAGACTTTGTGAATATTTTTGGTAACGAAAATATCTTATCGCTTACCTATGCACCAGATGAGTTCGATCCAAGCAACAGCCCGATAAGAGAAGAATATCAGTTAGGTTTCTTGCCAATTTTCTTCTATCGAATAGATTTTTAA
- a CDS encoding helix-turn-helix domain-containing protein, whose translation MVCPRCIDTVQHIFNDLQIETTDVKLGEVKVKTSISDKKKQFLEKQLEDKGFELLQDRKSKLISQIKAIIIELVHQEDEPRNINFSTIIAERLNHEYSSLSRLFSSVEGITIEKYILKQKIEKVKELLFYDELTLSEIAFKMNYSSTAHLSAQFKKETGMTPTQFKNLRKPGHHSLDSF comes from the coding sequence ATGGTCTGCCCCCGCTGTATAGACACTGTACAGCATATTTTTAATGATTTACAGATCGAAACTACTGATGTGAAATTGGGGGAAGTAAAGGTGAAAACTTCTATTTCTGATAAAAAAAAGCAGTTTTTAGAAAAGCAGTTAGAAGATAAAGGCTTCGAATTATTACAAGATAGAAAGTCGAAACTGATTAGCCAGATAAAAGCAATTATTATTGAATTGGTTCATCAAGAAGATGAGCCTAGAAATATTAATTTTTCTACCATAATTGCAGAAAGGCTCAACCATGAATACTCTTCGCTAAGTAGGTTGTTTTCTTCTGTTGAAGGAATTACCATTGAAAAATACATTTTGAAACAGAAAATTGAGAAGGTAAAAGAGCTGCTTTTTTACGATGAACTCACACTTTCTGAGATTGCTTTTAAGATGAACTATAGCAGTACCGCACATCTTTCTGCCCAATTCAAAAAAGAAACTGGCATGACTCCTACACAGTTTAAAAACCTAAGAAAACCCGGCCACCACTCACTAGATTCTTTTTAA
- a CDS encoding phosphatidylinositol-specific phospholipase C1-like protein has translation MKLNILSGLSFLFAASLFSCNNAKQTASQEETSALRINQIQVIGSHNSYKPQIEPPLMEMILAEDSNAIALDYRHVSLSEQLDLGLRKVEIDVLYDPQGGRFAKPMGLKLLQEKGIEPLPFDTDGELNAPGFKVLHIPDIDFRTSCYTLASCLEELKQWSAAHPKHLPIAISFNAKTGEVEREGFAEMLPFTKAAYDSLDAEILSVLPAEKIIRPDDVRGDYATLEEAVLNNNWPLIEDARGKFMFVLDEGTEKSKPYIDGHPSLKDRVMFVKVEPGKPEAGFVFMNDPVNYKDSIKTLVAMGYIVRTRADANTTEAREGDYSRFEDALESGAQFISTDYYLPDERLGTGFQIKMPDGVIARCNPINTKENCKPDLLEPIDDHAKVE, from the coding sequence ATGAAATTAAATATTCTTTCTGGACTGAGCTTTTTGTTTGCCGCTTCATTGTTCTCTTGCAACAATGCCAAGCAAACTGCATCTCAGGAAGAAACTAGTGCTTTAAGAATCAACCAAATCCAAGTAATTGGCAGCCATAATAGTTACAAGCCTCAAATTGAGCCACCTCTTATGGAAATGATACTTGCAGAAGATTCTAATGCCATTGCACTGGATTACAGACATGTAAGCTTGAGCGAGCAGTTAGATTTGGGTTTGCGCAAGGTAGAAATAGATGTGTTGTACGATCCGCAAGGTGGTAGATTTGCCAAACCAATGGGTTTAAAACTACTACAAGAAAAAGGCATTGAGCCGCTCCCATTCGATACTGATGGAGAGTTAAATGCTCCCGGTTTTAAAGTATTGCACATTCCTGATATCGATTTTCGTACAAGTTGCTACACTCTAGCATCTTGTTTAGAAGAGCTAAAGCAATGGTCAGCAGCTCATCCGAAGCATTTACCAATTGCCATTTCTTTTAATGCTAAAACTGGCGAAGTAGAAAGGGAAGGATTTGCCGAAATGTTGCCTTTTACCAAAGCAGCTTATGACTCGCTAGACGCAGAAATACTATCTGTTTTACCAGCAGAGAAAATTATTCGCCCCGATGATGTACGCGGAGATTATGCTACGTTAGAAGAAGCTGTACTCAACAACAACTGGCCATTAATTGAAGATGCGCGTGGTAAGTTTATGTTTGTACTCGACGAAGGCACTGAAAAAAGTAAACCTTACATAGATGGACATCCATCATTAAAAGATCGAGTGATGTTTGTTAAAGTAGAGCCGGGCAAGCCCGAAGCTGGCTTTGTGTTCATGAACGATCCTGTAAATTATAAAGATTCTATAAAAACGCTGGTAGCTATGGGCTACATAGTTCGTACTCGTGCCGATGCCAACACCACCGAAGCTCGCGAAGGAGATTACTCACGCTTTGAAGATGCTTTGGAGTCTGGCGCACAGTTTATCAGCACAGATTATTATTTACCAGACGAAAGATTGGGAACTGGATTCCAGATAAAAATGCCTGATGGTGTAATTGCCAGATGCAACCCAATTAATACGAAAGAGAATTGCAAACCTGACCTTTTAGAACCAATAGACGACCATGCTAAAGTAGAGTAA
- a CDS encoding DUF5009 domain-containing protein yields the protein MIVKENLYNKRIISIDAFRGITIFVMIFVNELAGVANIPQWMKHMPADADAMTFVDVVFPAFLFIVGMSIPFAFNARLIKGDSDYTIWQHTLKRTLALIIMGVYMVNASGGYSDYLMMIDPAVWAFFAYLLPIPVWNKYDESVPEIVKNILKYGGILGFVALYFLYVQDNGNIGTPPRWWGILGLIGWAYLLTVVFYWFAKGNLIAMFAFFFICVIANCVNLTEGVAIKDFYVFSFVAGHMTHASIVSAGVILSLLFFEGEALKTVNLKAIGFGLLLFVMGYLLRPYYEVSKIRGTPSWGLYSAAICTALYYFLFWLMEIKKQTKWSEFFMPAAANPLLIYILPGIIIYFNLSVGISIVPNYFNSGIPGIIWCLVFSTIMLLMMKVFNKLKIRLHL from the coding sequence ATGATCGTTAAAGAAAACCTCTACAATAAAAGAATTATCTCCATTGATGCCTTTCGGGGAATTACCATTTTCGTGATGATTTTCGTGAACGAACTGGCTGGTGTTGCCAACATTCCGCAGTGGATGAAACACATGCCCGCCGATGCCGATGCCATGACTTTTGTAGATGTGGTTTTCCCTGCCTTTTTGTTTATTGTGGGTATGTCGATTCCTTTCGCATTTAATGCCCGACTCATTAAGGGCGATTCCGATTATACCATTTGGCAGCATACACTTAAAAGAACATTGGCGCTCATCATTATGGGTGTATATATGGTAAATGCTAGCGGAGGCTATAGTGATTATTTAATGATGATTGATCCGGCTGTTTGGGCATTTTTTGCTTATCTGCTGCCTATCCCTGTGTGGAATAAGTATGACGAATCTGTACCAGAAATAGTAAAAAACATTCTAAAATACGGAGGCATTCTTGGCTTTGTGGCTTTGTATTTCCTCTATGTGCAAGACAATGGCAATATTGGTACACCTCCAAGATGGTGGGGAATTCTTGGCCTTATTGGTTGGGCATATTTGCTCACTGTTGTTTTCTATTGGTTTGCCAAAGGAAACCTGATCGCTATGTTTGCATTCTTCTTTATTTGTGTAATTGCCAACTGTGTTAACCTTACTGAAGGTGTCGCCATCAAAGATTTTTATGTCTTTAGTTTTGTTGCCGGGCACATGACCCATGCCTCTATTGTAAGTGCTGGAGTAATACTTTCGTTGCTCTTTTTCGAAGGTGAAGCATTAAAAACAGTAAACCTGAAAGCCATTGGTTTTGGCCTACTCCTGTTTGTAATGGGCTATTTGTTAAGACCTTATTACGAAGTTTCTAAGATTAGGGGAACACCTTCTTGGGGTTTATATTCAGCAGCCATCTGCACAGCATTGTATTACTTTTTATTTTGGTTGATGGAAATAAAAAAGCAAACCAAATGGAGTGAGTTTTTTATGCCAGCCGCCGCAAACCCATTACTTATTTACATCTTACCGGGGATTATCATTTACTTTAATCTGAGTGTAGGCATTAGCATTGTACCCAATTATTTTAACAGCGGTATTCCTGGCATTATCTGGTGTTTGGTATTTTCAACCATTATGCTGTTGATGATGAAGGTGTTTAATAAATTAAAAATTAGGTTGCATTTGTAG
- a CDS encoding dipeptidase — protein MITRKDFIKQLGALASLSIIPDLAFSNSIFGDKNANASTYNVFDLHCHPGAFFRKGSSSYAGDDNFKKVINDMNANHINGVFLSIVSDLNLLKVTEKGVKPVRSFEKGEAWQSFEQQLSVIQELVALSDTSIINSVKELDKSKKVAVFISCEGADFVDGDIDNINRVFELGVRSVQLVHYAPNTVGDLQTESPINDGLSAYGKEIVKRMNEVGMLIDVAHASFKTVKDVAEITSAPIMLSHSILKKDTNDPVNARAITEEHAKIVAETGGIIGAWPSGLNTDMDDFVAATIELVDVVGIDHVALGTDMDANYKPVIKDYFDVQKWVAALEAKGLSKTEIDKLTSANAKRVLKKTLK, from the coding sequence ATGATTACCCGAAAAGACTTTATTAAGCAGCTTGGTGCTTTAGCCAGCCTTTCAATCATTCCAGATTTAGCGTTTTCAAATTCCATTTTTGGTGATAAAAATGCGAATGCTTCTACTTACAATGTATTCGATTTGCATTGCCATCCGGGCGCTTTTTTTAGAAAAGGCAGTTCCTCATACGCAGGCGACGATAATTTTAAGAAAGTGATAAACGATATGAATGCCAATCATATAAATGGTGTGTTCTTGAGCATTGTATCAGACCTTAATTTGCTAAAGGTGACGGAGAAAGGAGTTAAACCAGTTAGAAGTTTTGAAAAAGGGGAGGCTTGGCAAAGTTTTGAGCAACAACTCAGCGTAATTCAAGAACTCGTTGCACTTTCTGATACTAGTATTATCAATTCAGTAAAGGAATTAGATAAGTCGAAAAAAGTAGCTGTTTTTATCTCTTGCGAAGGAGCAGATTTTGTAGATGGTGATATAGATAACATAAATAGGGTGTTTGAGCTGGGAGTGCGCTCTGTGCAATTGGTACATTATGCACCAAACACAGTGGGCGATTTGCAGACAGAAAGCCCCATAAACGACGGTTTATCGGCTTATGGCAAAGAAATCGTGAAAAGAATGAATGAAGTTGGGATGTTAATTGACGTGGCTCATGCCTCTTTTAAAACTGTAAAAGATGTCGCTGAGATAACATCAGCCCCAATTATGTTATCGCATAGTATTTTAAAGAAAGACACCAATGATCCTGTAAATGCCAGAGCAATTACAGAAGAGCACGCAAAAATAGTTGCAGAAACAGGTGGTATTATTGGCGCATGGCCTTCTGGGCTAAACACCGATATGGATGATTTTGTGGCAGCAACTATCGAGTTGGTAGATGTAGTTGGAATCGATCATGTAGCATTAGGCACCGATATGGATGCCAATTACAAACCCGTAATTAAAGACTATTTTGATGTGCAAAAGTGGGTAGCTGCATTAGAAGCAAAAGGTCTGTCTAAAACAGAAATAGACAAACTTACCAGTGCAAATGCTAAAAGAGTGTTGAAAAAAACATTGAAATAA
- a CDS encoding ATP-binding cassette domain-containing protein, with the protein MSLLEVDSVQLSFEGRKILSNVYLNCATTEIVGLLGRNGAGKSSLLKIIFGSLKGESQTVRLNKTYSPQLFRMPNAVHYMPQDGCVMDYFSFDDLINIFQLQAHLDKIFELKEIKKNRKKRVGSLSGGEKKLMEIITLLYSKSEFVILDEPFSYLSPILIEKLIPHLHYQAQIKGIILTDHQYETVFQVCNKYYVLNQGIINQVQQVSELAAFGYIRQ; encoded by the coding sequence TTGAGTTTACTAGAAGTTGATAGTGTGCAACTGTCTTTTGAAGGCAGAAAAATTCTTTCTAATGTTTATTTAAATTGTGCTACCACAGAGATTGTCGGGTTATTAGGTAGGAATGGTGCTGGTAAATCGAGTTTGCTAAAAATAATTTTTGGTTCGCTCAAAGGTGAGTCTCAAACTGTAAGGTTAAATAAAACCTATTCACCGCAATTGTTTCGGATGCCAAATGCTGTGCATTATATGCCACAAGATGGTTGTGTAATGGATTATTTTAGTTTTGATGATCTAATAAACATCTTCCAACTACAAGCACATCTCGATAAAATCTTTGAGCTAAAAGAAATTAAGAAGAATAGAAAGAAACGCGTAGGAAGCCTTTCTGGTGGCGAAAAAAAGCTCATGGAAATTATCACTCTTTTATATAGTAAAAGTGAATTTGTAATTTTAGACGAACCCTTCTCATACTTATCGCCGATCTTAATCGAGAAACTCATTCCTCATTTGCATTATCAGGCTCAAATCAAAGGAATCATTTTAACTGATCACCAGTACGAAACTGTTTTTCAGGTTTGCAATAAATATTATGTATTAAATCAAGGCATCATCAACCAAGTGCAACAAGTATCTGAACTGGCTGCTTTTGGTTACATTAGACAGTGA
- a CDS encoding NUDIX hydrolase, producing the protein MDFYQEKKPVLVALDCIIFGFDKKELKLLVIKRDFEPSKGNWSLVGGFLQPDEDLDISAKNLLQHLTGLSNIFMEQLHCFGNVQRDPGERVISVAYYALIKLEEHDQELVESHNGKWFTLEEMPDLIFDHNEMIMKALQRLRQKARYQPIGFELLPDKFTIPELQLLYEVIHQTNFDRRNFSKKILSKGILKKLNEKQKETSKKGAFLYKFDKKKYEALVVKGFNFEL; encoded by the coding sequence GTGGATTTTTACCAGGAAAAGAAACCTGTTTTAGTAGCATTAGACTGCATTATTTTCGGTTTCGACAAAAAGGAATTAAAACTCCTTGTAATCAAAAGAGATTTTGAACCCTCAAAAGGAAACTGGTCTTTAGTAGGAGGATTTTTACAGCCAGACGAAGATTTAGATATATCTGCAAAAAACTTGTTGCAGCACCTAACCGGACTTTCAAATATATTTATGGAGCAGTTGCATTGCTTTGGTAATGTACAGCGTGATCCGGGAGAAAGGGTAATTTCTGTTGCTTACTACGCGCTTATTAAACTAGAAGAGCACGATCAAGAACTGGTGGAGTCGCACAATGGAAAATGGTTTACACTCGAAGAAATGCCCGACCTCATTTTCGACCATAATGAGATGATTATGAAAGCCCTACAAAGGCTTAGACAAAAAGCCAGATATCAACCAATTGGTTTTGAGCTACTGCCAGATAAATTTACTATTCCAGAGCTACAATTATTATATGAGGTAATTCACCAAACTAATTTTGATAGAAGAAATTTTAGCAAGAAAATTCTATCGAAAGGGATTTTGAAGAAGCTCAACGAGAAGCAAAAAGAAACCTCCAAAAAAGGCGCTTTTCTCTATAAATTCGATAAGAAAAAATACGAAGCACTCGTAGTAAAAGGCTTTAACTTTGAGCTATAA